The genomic DNA GCTGTTGTGGATCGTCTGGAGCGGTGCGCTGGCCGGAGTGCTGCTCAAGATGTTCTGGCCGTCAGCGCCGCGCTGGCTGGGTGTACCGCTCTACATCCTGTTGGGCTGGGTGGCGGCCTGGTTCATCGGGCCGATCATGCACGGCGCCGGTGTGGCAGCGGTGGTTCTGTTGATCGTGGGCGGCGCGCTCTACAGCGTCGGCGGCGTGCTCTACGCGCTCAAGTGGCCCAACCCGTGGCCCCGGACATTCGGCCACCATGAGTTCTTCCACGCCTGCACGGCTGTCGCGGCCATCTGCCACTACATCGCGATGTGGTTCGCGGTCTTCTGAGTGATTCGGGCGCGCTGGTAACCGCTCAGCGGTTGCGAGCGCGCCGACCGCTTGCGCCGCCTCGTCGCCCGACGCCGAAATCGCTACAGCTGCTTCATGTCCGACGGGCCCCAATAGGCCTTCATCGAGGTGATCTCCCCCGCGCTGTTGAAGTTCATGACCTCGATCGGCTCGACGCGGATCTTGGTGTCGCCCATGGTCACGGTGATGGCGAAGGCGAAAGCCGCCTCGTGGCCGCCGGTCCGCAGCTGCAGCAGCTCGGTGGACACCTCGGCGTTGGCCGTCATCGCGTAGAACCCGGCGATAGCCTGCCTGCCGATGTGCACCTCGCCGCCGCCCACCGGGTCCTCCAGCGTGGCGTCTTCGGCGTACAACGCGGCGACGTCCTCAGCCGATCCTGACACCACGGTGTCGAGGTAACGCTGGACCAGGGCTGCGGGATCGAGACTCATGGGCGGCACGCTACACGGACATACCCAGGGAGACAGCGAGTTCTCCCACCGAGAGGACAGGCAGATCGCACGTCCGGCCCCGGCACACGTAGGCGGCATCGCGCCCGTTCACCCGGTCCCGTCCGGTCAGCAGCGGCGCGGAGTCCACGGCTCCACCCACCACGATGGATCCCCCGGGTGCCAGCTGCCGGGCCGCGGCCAGCAACTCGGAATCCGGGTCGCCGGCCACCGCGATCTGCAGAGGTCCGCGCACAGCGGCTTCGGCCACGGCCAGCCAGTGCCCCGCGGAACGGGGTGCGGCGGCCAGCAGTGCCGAATGCGCCGCCAGTGTCTGCGCCGCGGCGTGGCCGTAGCGTTCCGAGCCGGTGATGTGCGCGGCGGTCAGTAGCGCTTCGGCCATCAGCGACGCGCCAGACGGGGTGGCGCCGTCCAACGGGTCGCCCGGACGCATCATCAATTGCTCTGCGTCATCGGCACTGTCGAACCAGCGGCCGGGTTGCTGCGGATCGGTGAAGTGGGCCAGCGCGACGTCCAGCAACGCACAGGCCTGGTCGACGAACCGCCCGGTCAGCTGGTGCAGGCTGAGCAGGCCGACGGCCAGTGCAGCGTGGTCTTCCAGCGTGGCCGCCCCCGCGCCGATACGCCCACCCAGGCTGGTCCGGCGCAGCCTGCCGTCGACGAGGTGACCGTCGAGCAGCGCCTCGGCACAGCGGAGAGCGGCGTCCACCAGAGCGGGCCGGTCCAGCGCCACCGCCGCCTCGCACAACGCGGTGATGGTCAACCCGTTCCAGGACGTCACGATCTTGTCGTCGCGGTCGGGCTGTGCCCGCTGCCCACGCGCCGCCAGTAGTGCCGCGCTCACCCGCTGTAACCGGTCCACGTCGGGCGCTACCCGTAACTGCAGCACCGAGGAGCCGTGCTCGAACGTCCCCTCAGCGGTGACACCGAAAATAGTTGCGGCCCAACGTCCGTCGTCATCACCGAGTACGTCGCACAGCTGGGCCGGCGTCCAGACGTACGTGGCACCCTCGACACCGTCGGTGTCAGCGTCCAGCGAGGAGATGAACAGGTCACCGTCGCGCAGGTCGCGCAGCAGGAAGTCAGCCGTCTGAGCCGTGACGCGCTGCGCCAACGGGTCCGAGGTCCGGCGGGCCCAATGGCCGTAGAACCGCAGCAACAGGGCATTGTCGTAGAGCATCTTCTCGAAATGCGGTATCACCCAGGCGGTGTCGACGCTGTAGCGGGCGAATCCACCTGCCAGTTGGTCGTAGATGCCACCGCGCGCCATTGCCGCACCCGCCCGCTCCACCGTGGCCAGCACCTCGGCCGCGCCGGTGCGTTCATGGTGCCGCAGCAGTGCTTCCAGCAGCGCGGACGGCGGGAACTTGGGCGCCGCCCCGAAGCCGCCGCCTGCCACATCCTCGTCGGTGAGCACGGTTGCCACGGCCTGGTCGCACAACGCAGCGGAGAGGTCGGGCCCGGCACCGGGCAGCGCGCCGGTCATGCTGCGCAGTTCGCCGAGGATCTGCTCGGAGGCGGTCAGCACGTCGTCGCGGCGGGTCCGCCAGGTTTCGGTGACAGCCGAGAGCAGTTGCAGGAACTGGCTTTTCGGATAGTAGGTGCCACAAAAGAAGGGGCGGCCGTCGGGGGTGAGAAAGCACGTCATGGGCCAGCCGCCCTGCCCGGTCAGGGCGACGGTGGCAGACATGTAGACGGCGTCGAGATCGGGGCGTTCTTCGCGGTCGACCTTGATGCAGACAAAGTTCTCGTTCGCCGCGGCGGCCACGTCCTGATCGGAAAACGACTCGTGGGCCATCACGTGGCACCAGTGGCAGGCGGCGTATCCGATGGACAGCAGGATGGGCACGTCGCGGCGGGCCGCGCCGGCCAGCGCGTCTGGCGACCATTCCACCCAGTGCACCGGGTTACCGGCGTGCTGGCGTAGATACGGACTGGTCGCCGAGCCGAGCTTATTGACCACCGGGCTCCCGGGGCGGGGTCGCGGAGTCGGCTTCCACGGATTCGTTGTGCACGGAGTCGGCGTCCACGGTGCCCTCGTCCACGGCCTGGTCCGGTTCCGGGTGCTCCGGGTCGAACGACTCCGGCAGCCGCTTGAGGTGCCGGTTCATCGACCACACCAGCGCAAAGGTGCCGGCCAG from Mycolicibacterium tokaiense includes the following:
- a CDS encoding thioredoxin domain-containing protein, with the translated sequence MVNKLGSATSPYLRQHAGNPVHWVEWSPDALAGAARRDVPILLSIGYAACHWCHVMAHESFSDQDVAAAANENFVCIKVDREERPDLDAVYMSATVALTGQGGWPMTCFLTPDGRPFFCGTYYPKSQFLQLLSAVTETWRTRRDDVLTASEQILGELRSMTGALPGAGPDLSAALCDQAVATVLTDEDVAGGGFGAAPKFPPSALLEALLRHHERTGAAEVLATVERAGAAMARGGIYDQLAGGFARYSVDTAWVIPHFEKMLYDNALLLRFYGHWARRTSDPLAQRVTAQTADFLLRDLRDGDLFISSLDADTDGVEGATYVWTPAQLCDVLGDDDGRWAATIFGVTAEGTFEHGSSVLQLRVAPDVDRLQRVSAALLAARGQRAQPDRDDKIVTSWNGLTITALCEAAVALDRPALVDAALRCAEALLDGHLVDGRLRRTSLGGRIGAGAATLEDHAALAVGLLSLHQLTGRFVDQACALLDVALAHFTDPQQPGRWFDSADDAEQLMMRPGDPLDGATPSGASLMAEALLTAAHITGSERYGHAAAQTLAAHSALLAAAPRSAGHWLAVAEAAVRGPLQIAVAGDPDSELLAAARQLAPGGSIVVGGAVDSAPLLTGRDRVNGRDAAYVCRGRTCDLPVLSVGELAVSLGMSV
- a CDS encoding nuclear transport factor 2 family protein, with product MSLDPAALVQRYLDTVVSGSAEDVAALYAEDATLEDPVGGGEVHIGRQAIAGFYAMTANAEVSTELLQLRTGGHEAAFAFAITVTMGDTKIRVEPIEVMNFNSAGEITSMKAYWGPSDMKQL